A region of Sphaeramia orbicularis unplaced genomic scaffold, fSphaOr1.1, whole genome shotgun sequence DNA encodes the following proteins:
- the LOC115416397 gene encoding cytochrome b5 domain-containing protein 1-like isoform X1: MRRHRYFTPAEVSAHNTAEDLWVSYRGRVCDLTPLMDQYRGDVLLLPIMESAGKDISSWFDPETGDVLRYVDPVTHCLRYFTPRGRFVHVPPAGPRSDWDADFGQPWWTDERYQVGLLSSKTRWIRIINTLTTQETRLEVRAQVCSEDTLAQILHRFLDYNSHASSYTWKHEGVTLDMSRTLSENGIHDDDPQLDHLRLDRDLYTPAILLYFNDDLTEA; encoded by the exons ATGCGCAGACACAGGTACTTCACCCCGGCGGAGGTGTCGGCTCACAACACGGCGGAGGACCTGTGGGTGTCCTACCGGGGCAGAGTGTGCGACCTGACCCCCCTGATGGACCAGTACCGAG GGGACGTCCTCCTGCTGCCGATCATGGAGTCAGCGGGAAAAGACATCAGCAGCTGGTTCGACCCAGAGACTGGAGAC GTGTTGCGGTACGTGGACCCGGTGACACATTGCCTCAGGTACTTCACCCCCAGGGGACGCTTCGTCCACGTCCCCCCCGCTGGTCCTCGCTCAGACTGGGACGCAGACTTTGGACAGCCCTGGTGGACGGATGAGCGCTACCAGGTGGGACTGTTGTCCTCCaagaccaggtggatccggatcATCAACACCCTGACGACCCAGGAGACGAGGCTGGAGGTGAGAGCACAG gtgtgttcagagGACACTCTGGCCCAGATCCTCCATCGTTTCCTGGACTACAACTCCCACGCCTCCAGCtacacctggaaacatgaaggtGTGACTCTGGACATGAGCAGGACACTGAGTGAGAATGGTATCCATGACGATGACCCCCAGCTGGACCACCTGCGGCTGGACCGGGACCTGTACACCCCAGCCATCCTGTTGTACTTTAATGACGACCTGACAGaggcctga
- the LOC115416397 gene encoding cytochrome b5 domain-containing protein 1-like isoform X2, producing MRRHRYFTPAEVSAHNTAEDLWVSYRGRVCDLTPLMDQYRGDVLLLPIMESAGKDISSWFDPETGDVLRYVDPVTHCLRYFTPRGRFVHVPPAGPRSDWDADFGQPWWTDERYQVGLLSSKTRWIRIINTLTTQETRLEVCSEDTLAQILHRFLDYNSHASSYTWKHEGVTLDMSRTLSENGIHDDDPQLDHLRLDRDLYTPAILLYFNDDLTEA from the exons ATGCGCAGACACAGGTACTTCACCCCGGCGGAGGTGTCGGCTCACAACACGGCGGAGGACCTGTGGGTGTCCTACCGGGGCAGAGTGTGCGACCTGACCCCCCTGATGGACCAGTACCGAG GGGACGTCCTCCTGCTGCCGATCATGGAGTCAGCGGGAAAAGACATCAGCAGCTGGTTCGACCCAGAGACTGGAGAC GTGTTGCGGTACGTGGACCCGGTGACACATTGCCTCAGGTACTTCACCCCCAGGGGACGCTTCGTCCACGTCCCCCCCGCTGGTCCTCGCTCAGACTGGGACGCAGACTTTGGACAGCCCTGGTGGACGGATGAGCGCTACCAGGTGGGACTGTTGTCCTCCaagaccaggtggatccggatcATCAACACCCTGACGACCCAGGAGACGAGGCTGGAG gtgtgttcagagGACACTCTGGCCCAGATCCTCCATCGTTTCCTGGACTACAACTCCCACGCCTCCAGCtacacctggaaacatgaaggtGTGACTCTGGACATGAGCAGGACACTGAGTGAGAATGGTATCCATGACGATGACCCCCAGCTGGACCACCTGCGGCTGGACCGGGACCTGTACACCCCAGCCATCCTGTTGTACTTTAATGACGACCTGACAGaggcctga
- the LOC115416388 gene encoding multifunctional procollagen lysine hydroxylase and glycosyltransferase LH3-like gives MASCPLLLLGLVALFHGSVSAEQRRIPAENLLVITAATDETDGFNRFMRTAKEFNYTVKVLGLGEEWKGGDVARTVGGGQKVRWLKKELIKLSEQKDTVVLFVDSYDVIFASGPEELLLKFSRLGHRVVFSAEGFCWPDQRLASKYPEVHSGKRYLNSGGFIGFAPDLAAIVQQWKYKDNDDDQLFYTRIYLDKTQRTKFNMTLDHRSRIFQNLNGAVDEVVLKFERAKVRARNVAYDTLPVIIHGNGPTKLQLNYLGNYVPTAWTYENGCGNCDDDLLFFNDVPDAQMPLVYMAIFIEHATPFMEEFLDRLATMNYPKGRIRLFIHNNVVYHEQHIHQFWERHKDLFPDAQLVGPEENLQEDKARTMAVDACKKDPECDYYFSIDSDVALVNPDTLRILIEENKSVIAPMLSRHGKLWSNFWGALSPEGYYSRSEDYIEIVQAKRIGLWNVPYITQAYLIKGSVLRSRLSQVQLYQDDGLDPDMVFCRNVRDQGVFMFVSNRDEFGRLVSSANFNTSRLHPDMWQIFDNPVDWREKYIHENYSKIFEDEKAFVEQPCPDVYWFPAFSDKMCDHLVETMEDYGQWSGGSHKDERLAGGYENVPTVDIHMNQIGFEKEWLKFLKDFISPVTEKLYPGYYPKAQAIMNFVVRYRPDEQPSLRPHHDSSTFTINIALNNKGRDYEGGGCRFLRYDCRVESPRKGWSFMHPGRLTHYHEGLPTTRGTRYIMVSFVDP, from the exons ATGGCCTCCTGTCCGCTCCTCCTGCTGGGACTCGTCGCCCTCTTCCACGGCTCTGTGTCGGCCGAGCAGCGGAGGATCCCCGCAG AAAACCTGCTGGTGATCACCGCGGCAACCGACGAGACGGACGGCTTCAACCGCTTCATGAGGACGGCCAAGGAGTTCAACTACACCGTCAAG GTCCTGGGTCTGGGTGAGGAGTGGAAGGGGGGGGACGTGGCCCGGACGGTGGGTGGAGGTCAGAAGGTCCGATGGCTGAAGAAGGAGCTGATCAAACTGTCCGAGCAGAAGGACACCGTGGTCCTGTTTGTGGACAG TTACGATGTGATCTTCGCGTCTGGTCCTGAGGAGCTGCTGCTGAAGTTTTCTCGTCTGGGCCACAGAGTAGTTTTCTCTGCCGAAGGGTTCTGCTGGCCCGACCAGAGACTGGCCTCCAAGTACCCAGAGGTGCATTCTGGGAAACGCTACCTCAACTCAGGAG GGTTTATCGGCTTCGCTCCAGATCTCGCCGCCATCGTCCAACAGTGGAAATACAAAGACAACGATGACGACCAGCTGTTCTACACCCGGATCTACCTGGACAAGACGCAGAGG ACCAAGTTCAACATGACCCTGGATCATCGCTCCAGAATCTTCCAGAACCTGAATGGGGCTGTCG ATGAAGTGGTCCTAAAGTTTGAGAGGGCAAAGGTCAGGGCGAGGAACGTGGCCTACGACACACTTCCTGTCATTATCCACGGCAACGGACCCACCAAG CTGCAGCTGAACTACCTGGGGAACTACGTCCCCACAGCCTGGACCTATGAGAACGGCTGTGGAAACTGTGACGATGACCTGCTGTTTTTCAACGACGTCCCT GATGCGCAGATGCCCCTGGTCTACATGGCCATCTTCATCGAACACGCCACGCCCTTCATGGAGGAGTTCCTGGACCGCCTGGCCACCATGAACTACCCCAAAGGCCGGATCCGCCTGTTCATCCACAACAAc GTGGTGTACCacgagcagcacatccaccagtTCTGGGAGCGTCACAAAGACCTGTTCCCTGACGCTCAGCTGGTCGGACCAGAGGAGAACCTGCAGGAGGACAAGGCCAGAACCATGGCAGT CGACGCCTGTAAGAAGGATCCGGAGTGTGATTATTACTTCAGCATCGACTCGGACGTGGCCTTGGTCAACCCGGACACCCTGAGGATCCTGATCGAAGAAAACAA GTCGGTGATCGCCCCCATGCTGTCCAGACACGGGAAGCTGTGGAGCAACTTCTGGGGTGCTCTGAGTCCTGAAGGGTACTACTCCAGGTCCGAGGACTACATCGAGATCGTCCAGGCCAAAAGGAT tggtcTGTGGAACGTCCCGTACATCACTCAGGCCTACCTGATCAAAGGCAGCGTCCTCAGGTCCAGACTGTCCCAGGTCCAGCTGTACCAGGATGACGGCCTGGACCCAGACATGGTCTTCTGCAGGAACGTCAGAGACCAG GGCGTCTTCATGTTCGTGTCCAATCGGGACGAGTTTGGACGGTTGGTGTCGTCAGCGAACTTCAACACGTCCAGGCTGCACCCGGACATGTGGCAGATCTTTGACAACCCTGTG GACTGGAGGGAGAAGTACATCCATGAGAACTACTCCAAGATCTTTGAGGATGAGAAGGCGTTTGTggagcag ccGTGTCCAGACGTCTACTGGTTCCCAGCGTTCTCCGACAAGATGTGTGACCATTTAGTGGAGACCATGGAGGACTACGGCCAGTGGTCTGGAGGGTCCCACAAG GATGAGCGTCTTGCTGGGGGGTATGAGAACGTCCCCACTGTGGACATCCACATGAACCAGATCGGTTTTGAGAAGGAGTGGCTCAAGTTCCTGAAGGACTTCATCTCCCCGGTGACGGAGAAGCTCTACCCCGGGTACTACCCCAAG GCCCAGGCCATCATGAACTTCGTGGTGCGGTACCGTCCAGATGAACAGCCGTCTCTCAGACCGCACCACGACTCGTCCACCTTCACCATCAACATCGCACTCAACAACAAAGGACGGGACTACGAG ggtGGTGGTTGTCGGTTTCTTCGTTATGACTGTAGGGTGGAGTCTCCTCGTAAAGGCTGGTCTTTCATGCACCCGGGTCGCCTGACCCACTACCACGAGGGTCTGCCCACCACCAGGGGGACCCGCTACATCATGGTGTCCTTCGTGGacccctga
- the LOC115416399 gene encoding zinc finger HIT domain-containing protein 1-like, with product MVLEKKVSARVEAGQRRVLDEATRQRRLSRQLEALEKDNFQDDPLSSLPPPGPAARLPAFSESEEPEKKRRKTRGDHFKQRFRKNFTTLLEEENLSEKVEPNYLSAVAPPSSLPPRHFCCVCGFPSHYTCTTCGGRYCSSRCLCTHRETRCLKWTL from the exons ATGGTGCTGGAGAAGAAGGTTTCTG CTCGGGTGGAGGCGGGCCAACGCAGGGTGTTGGACGAAGCCACGCGTCAGAGGCGTCTGAGTCGTCAGCTGGAGGCGTTGGAGAAGGACAACTTCCAG GACGACCCCctgtcctccctccctcctccggGTCCCGCCGCTCGCCTTCCCGCCTTCAGCGAGTCTGAGGAACCAG agaagaagaggaggaagacgaggGGCGACCACTTCAAGCAGAGGTTCAGGAAGAACTTCACCACGCtgctggaggaggag AACCTGTCAGAGAAGGTGGAGCCCAACTACCTGTCGGCCGTGGCTCCGCCCTCCTCGCTGCCCCCCAGACATTTCTGCTGCGTCTGTGGGTTCCCGTCTCATTACACCTGCACCACCTGTGGGGGGCGCTACTGCAGCAGCAGGTGTCTGTGTACGCACCGCGAGACCAG GTGTTTGAAGTGGACGCTGTGA
- the LOC115416401 gene encoding proteasome subunit beta type-6-like, whose translation MAAAASMMPNFGQQISSKNDLVPDWTRQEVSTGTTIMAVEYDGGVVIGADSRTTTGAYIANRVTDKLTPIHDRIFCCRSGSAADTQAIADVVAYQLGFHSIELDEPPLVETAANLFRASCYRYREELMAGILVAGWDRRKGGQVYCVPIGGMLVRQPVSVGGSGSTYIYGFMDSNYKPGLSKDQCLELTAAALSLAMERDGSSGGVVRLASISEEGVERRVILGNQLPKFSTH comes from the exons ATGGCGGCCGCAGCATCAATGATGCCGAACTTCGGGCAGCAAATTTCATCCAAAAACGACCTGGTTCCGGACTGGACCCGCCAGGAAGTCAGCACAGGG ACCACCATCATGGCGGTGGAGTATGATGGGGGCGTGGTCATAGGTGCGGACTCGCGGACCACTACTgg AGCCTACATCGCCAACAGAGTGACGGACAAACTGACTCCGATCCACGACCGGATCTTCTGCTGCAG GTCCGGTTCTGCCGCTGACACTCAGGCCATCGCTGACGTCGTCGCCTATCAGCTGGGTTTCCACAG CATCGAGTTGGACGAGCCCCCATTGGTGGAGACGGCGGCCAACCTGTTCCGAGCCAGCTGTTACCGCTACAGGGAGGAGCTGATGGCGGGGATCCTGGTGGCGGGCTGGGACCGCAGGAAGGGAGGCCAG GTGTACTGCGTTCCAATTGGTGGGATGCTGGTGAGGCAGCCGGTGTCGGTGGGCGGCAGCGGCAGCACCTACATCTACGGCTTCATGGACTCGAACTACAAACCTGGACTGAGCAAAGACCAGTGTCTGGAGCTGACCGCCGCAG CTCTGTCTCTGGCCATGGAGAGAGACGGGTCGAGTGGGGGCGTGGTCAGACTGGCGTCCATCTCCGAGGAGGGGGTGGAGAGACGGGTCATCCTTGGAAACCAGCTGCCCAAGTTCTCCACCCATTAA